Part of the Vespula pensylvanica isolate Volc-1 chromosome 23, ASM1446617v1, whole genome shotgun sequence genome is shown below.
aagaatttaAATTTGGCCTATATCTCcggaagtttctttttcttcttgtgaTGATCATTTATTACAGGTAGAACTGCATATAGTGTGCATGTTATTGTAAGTAATGATGGATGATTGAGattattatactaatatacTCGAATTCACACAGATTACAGTACAGCAAAGTTCTaatgttacattttttctgCAAATTATAAATTCGCATTTTAgggtaatattaattacaataattatattaaacattattttatacaccACTACTGATAAACCATACATTTCAACTATAACTTAGGCTTTTTAATCAGATATATTTGAGGGTATTGCTTTTATTGTAAACTTGTGGATGTATATCGATAACTATTTCATATCACAATATATCAACACAAGTTTCTTTGAAGTTATAGTCTTGCAATTGatgtagatataatttttaaagatattttatttcataatagatacatatctatattaaattttttggtCACCAAAATAATTTGTACGCTCATCTTTAACCACAGATCTTATATAAgttaatattactttcttaGGTGCTGTAATATCTTCAATATAATGATGCATAGTACTGcagtttttacaaaaaaatggTCATACATTATCCATACATACTGATCAAAAACCGATTAAAATAATCAGTGCTATTCATCTGTCAATTTGTGACATAACTAAAGTATtgtaatgattatataataaaataaataattaaaagtgaTAGACatgcaattttctttaattttatcaatacaatattatcatgaaaaatatatttacaatttaacgTGTCcgggattttttcttttgacttttttttccaagaacATTTGATTTTCGTGCTGAAGTCTTAGAATTCTGTTTCTTATTTGctctaaaatataaatacttattttagtttttctgtatttttatatatttcatatatgtagTTTACTTACTCGTAACGCattctttttacgtttttacTGCTAGTATCTGTTAAATCATCAGCAAACGAAGATCGTGATCGTTTTTTGGATCCTACAAaggttattattttatatataaatacaaattaaaacaaattttcatgagtaaaaatttgattaataataaaactctATACCTTCATTATTaaacgttataataaaattctataccTTTATTATTCACATTATATCCACCTTTATCTACAACagttctaattttttttgctttagaTTTTTGTTTAGCTACTCTTGCTTGATATGCTGCTATCTTCTCTAATTCTTTGTTTGCCCTATCTTCGGCTGTTTCTTTaggttgttctttttttttattctttttcttttcttctattacgTTGGAAAATTCTTTCGcctccttattttttttcttatgtggTTGTTTCGTTGTTAAAGACagtttttctaaaatataagaattttattataataaatctgtttattataattatatttttattaatgtaaagaaaaattcaaataacgtTTCTCGTATTTCCTTTCCTTAGCACTTTGGAACCAACTTCTATGATTCTTGTCGTCTGAACCTTTAAGTAAATTTTCAGCACGGTTTGCTTGATTTTCTATTTTGGCAAGctccctttcattcttttcttcttgtagtATTCTTTCTATATCAGACTCTAaagattgtaattttttattatatttttctattatatctgGAGGTATTATTCTGTTTTTTACAGGATTTTTCGCTTGTTTGATGATATCTTTCACTAAACCACGTTCTTGTTCACCAGCTAATGATACCGATACTCCTCCACGACCTGCTCTGGCTGTCCTTCCAActctacaatttttatttttaattttaatttttagtataaattagaaatacaaTATGTCTCTACAATTGTTAAATGTTATACCTATGGATATAATGTTGTATGGTAACAGgcattacaaaattaattacagtTTTCACACCACTAATATCTAATCCTCTAGCTGCAACATCAGTTGCCAacaaaatatctatttcttcttctttaaattttcttaaattttctaatctttgAGGTTGTGTAAGGTTCCCATGAAGTTCTCCAACCTAATTAGATACCAAAAATAAGTTTTTACATCagaaatttcatatattattttttttttataacaaataattttcggCATAGTACTAAAACATGTTTACCTTTATACCTAATAATCCTAATAAAATATGCAATCGATGAGCTTGTTTTTTAGTTTGTACAAAAACCATAGTGTGATCATGGAATGTCCTACAAATTAGAGCTGCTAATATTGCTTCACGAtcgccttctctttctttgcgtattctataatgtaaattagttgtttatacatgtatgtatatatatatatatatatatatatatatatatatataaaataatgaaactatTTACCTAATAAATTCTTGCCGTAAATTAAATGCAACTTCTTGATTACTATCCACAAATACCTTTACTGGTTTCTCTAAGGACATAGCAGCTAGATCTTTAACTTCCTCTGTCATAGTGGCTGAGAACAAAATAGTTTGTCTGTTTCTTGAACATTGCTTTATAATATGTTTCATTTGTTCAGCAAAATATTCATCCAACATTCTAAAAgcaatatgtataattttaaattggatcaataataaaaaatatctttcaaatttagaacaatattttttttaaatacctgTCTGCTTCATCTAAAATAAGTACTTCTATGCTATCCAAAGAAAAAGTTGGTGTGTTTGTTAAATGATCAATCAATCTTCCAGGAGTTGCAATTACAATATCTGGATTTTTCCGTAATACAGTTtcctaattaaatatatatatatagaaaatatttactatgtgtagttacatgtatgtattatataatataatttacttacTTGAATTTTTACATCTAATCCACCTACAGATAATCCTACTTCGATTGTTGTAAATTGTGATAATTGTTTTGTAACTTGGTATACTTGAACTCCAAGTTCTCTTGTTGGTACTAATACTAGAACTCGTGAAATAGCAGGACCATTTAATGGTCTGTACAATAATCTTTCTAAAGTTGGTAGCATATAAGCTGCAGTTTTCCCAGTACCTGTTGCTGCACAACCACATATATCACGTCCCATTAAAGCAAACGGTATTGTAGCTGCTTGAATAGGTGTTGGATGAACAAAATTCATTGTTGTTATTGCCTATgataaagaaatcatttttccatcttcattctatatataaatacaattat
Proteins encoded:
- the LOC122636662 gene encoding probable ATP-dependent RNA helicase DDX27, coding for MVFNYDLIKTIEDDEEVPDFSEKSDEEDDFQPRKQKKQEKKDFAIDFEFVNNTSEYNQDTWNDLNKYIKRKAKSKLDDKIKNIRNQKEKENESINDNDNKNKTEIYEEDDEFSLSEDELKKDVFKTKQKKGKRKNVTKEQNGETINFEEFTNVESYMSFQQMNLSRPLLKAITTMNFVHPTPIQAATIPFALMGRDICGCAATGTGKTAAYMLPTLERLLYRPLNGPAISRVLVLVPTRELGVQVYQVTKQLSQFTTIEVGLSVGGLDVKIQETVLRKNPDIVIATPGRLIDHLTNTPTFSLDSIEVLILDEADRMLDEYFAEQMKHIIKQCSRNRQTILFSATMTEEVKDLAAMSLEKPVKVFVDSNQEVAFNLRQEFIRIRKEREGDREAILAALICRTFHDHTMVFVQTKKQAHRLHILLGLLGIKVGELHGNLTQPQRLENLRKFKEEEIDILLATDVAARGLDISGVKTVINFVMPVTIQHYIHRVGRTARAGRGGVSVSLAGEQERGLVKDIIKQAKNPVKNRIIPPDIIEKYNKKLQSLESDIERILQEEKNERELAKIENQANRAENLLKGSDDKNHRSWFQSAKERKYEKQKLSLTTKQPHKKKNKEAKEFSNVIEEKKKNKKKEQPKETAEDRANKELEKIAAYQARVAKQKSKAKKIRTVVDKGGYNVNNKGSKKRSRSSFADDLTDTSSKNVKRMRYEANKKQNSKTSARKSNVLGKKSQKKKSRTR